The Mauremys mutica isolate MM-2020 ecotype Southern chromosome 1, ASM2049712v1, whole genome shotgun sequence genome has a segment encoding these proteins:
- the LOC123361716 gene encoding erythroblast NAD(P)(+)--arginine ADP-ribosyltransferase-like, whose amino-acid sequence MFTRPQSEEQPLLHRSWGKQRRPNYSPPASGARRTQTWMAKMERLRPVFVLLLAEIFMESPQVQCFSLRKRDLFSVRESPLDMAVSSFDDQYKDCVSMMEAELGELNRTELANNRNYAETWLEAASSWKEMKDKSYLPRDFKPEYAIAILAYTSQGPLHKQPLHQEFNAAVREAGRTRDFYLNNFNFKTLHFLLTRALHILKASEPTKCHQVYRGVRGIRFKAESRKPVRFGHFTSTSLKNESALHFGQDTFFSIKTCYGVNIKNFSFFPGEDEVLIPPFEKFKVTNLTRSQDRTFIQLLSLDSYSNYNCEYVKEKRCKTRRCVFSSGMSSFSSGIQCLYLLGGVLLVPSALGTPDFL is encoded by the exons acgTGGATGGCGAAGATGGAGCGTCTCAGACCAGTCTttgtcctgctgctggctgagaTCTTCATGGAAAGCCCTCAG GTCCAGTGTTTCTCCCTCCGCAAGAGAGACCTCTTCTCCGTCAGAGAGTCACCACTGGACATGGCCGTCAGCTCCTTCGacgaccagtacaaggactgcgTCAGCATGATGGAGGCCGAGCTGGGGGAGCTGAACCGCACCGAGTTGGCCAACAACAGGAACTACGCCGAGACCTGGctggaggcagcctccagctggaaAGAGATGAAGGACAAGAGCTACCTGCCACGGGACTTCAAGCCCGAATACGCCATCGCCATCTTGGCCTACAccagccaggggcccctgcacaaacagccccttcACCAGGAGTTCAATGCAGCCGTGAGAGAGGCAGGCCGCACCCGGGACTTTTACCTCAACAACTTCAACTTCAAGACCCTGCACTTCCTCCTAACCAGAGCCCTTCACATCCTAAAGGCCTCCGAGCCCACCAAGTGCCACCAGGTGTACCGCGGAGTCCGGGGCATCCGCTTCAAAGCCGAGAGTCGCAAGCCCGTCCGGTTCGGCCACTTCACTTCCACGTCCCTGAAGAACGAGAGCGCCCTGCATTTCGGGCAGGACACGTTCTTCTCCATAAAGACCTGCTACGGGGTCAACATCAAGAACTTCTCCTTCTTCCCCGGCGAGGATGAAGTGCTGATCCCCCCCTTCGAGAAATTCAAGGTCACCAACTTGACCAGGTCTCAGGACAGAACCTTCATCCAGCTCCTGTCCCTGGACAGCTACAGCAACTACAACTGCGAGTATGTGAAAG AGAAAAGATGCAAGACCCGGAGATGCGTTTTCAGCTCCG GAATGAGCAGTTTCTCCTCCGGCATACAGTGCCTGTACCTCCTCGGTGGAGTTCTTCTGGTGCCAAGTGCTTTGGGAACACCTGACTTCCTTTGA
- the LOC123373796 gene encoding olfactory receptor 52E4-like, which produces MQETPFCLSVGNILSYTMSDSNSTDFTNPTTFILLGIPGLETDNVWMSIPFCTMYTIAVLGNFTILFIVKTEPSLHGPMYYFLCMLAITDLVLSTSIVPKMLSIFWFNSREINFSACLTQMYFILSFFLIQSGILVAMAFDRYVAICDPLRHSTTLTNTMVAKISLAMVLRGIMLILPYPFLARRWPYCRTNIIPNTYCEHIAVVKLACTDISVSSYYSLSVAFFVISLDVFFIALSYTQILRAIFRLPTKDARLKTFGTCGSHLCVILAFYIPHLFAALTQRFGHNVPLHLRVLMANIYLLVPPMLNPIIYGVRIQQIRDRLLQLFAHKGT; this is translated from the coding sequence ATGCAGGAAACACCGTTCTGCCTCAGCGTTGGAAACATTCTCTCCTACACCATGTCAGACTCCAACTCAACTGACTTCACAAACCCCAcaaccttcatcctgctgggcattcctggcctggagacaGACAATGTCTGGAtgtccatccccttctgcaccatgtacaccATAGccgtcttggggaacttcaccatacTGTTCATTGTAAAGACGGAGCCaagcctccatgggcccatgtactatttcctctgcatgctggccatcaccgaCCTGGTCCTGTCTACATCCATcgtgcccaaaatgctgagcatcttctggttcaattccagggagatcaatttcagtgcctgcctcacccagatgtacttcattctcaGCTTCTTTTTGATACAGTCTGGGatcctcgtggccatggcttttgatcgctatgtggccatctgcgatcccctgagacattccaccacccTGACAAACACTATGGTTGCCAAAATTTCCCTGGCCATGGTGCTGCGTGGCATCATGCTCATACTGCCCTATCCTTTCCTGGCGAGgaggtggccatattgcagaaccaacatcattccAAACACGTACTGTGAGCACATagctgtggtgaagctggcctgcacCGACATCAGCGTCAGTAGTTACTACAGCCTCTCTGTGGCATTCTTCGTGATCAgtctggatgtgttttttatcgccttgtcctatacccagatcctcagggccatcttcagactcccaacaaaggatgcccggctcaagacttttgggacctgcggctcccacctctgtgtcatcttagccttttacatcccaCATCTCTTTGCTGCCCTCACACAACGGTTTGGGCACAATGTGCCCCTGCATTTGCGCGTTCTCATGGCCAACATCTAcctcctggtgccccccatgctaaaccccatcatctatggggtgaggaTCCAACAGATCCGGGATAGGCTGCTCCAGCTCTTTGCTCATAAAGGGacctaa